TTGCATTCCGTATTTGTCTGCCAGTTTCTTGTTTACAGTGAAAAAAGCATCCAGTTCGTCGTAGTCAATGTGTCCGTCTTGAAAAGCACAAGCGTCTACTACATCGTGTATACCATCAAAAATTTCATTCCATTCTCTCTCATGTTGTTCTACGGATACAGCATCCTCCCTTGTCATTTTTCCGGTTCCCATGACTGCCTTTTTACCATCAATCCAAGGGGATATAAAAGTAGGGAGGCCATTCGATACATCTTTGCATTGTTTACCCATGGTATGAAATGCACCGATAGCTCCTTTGGTATTGCGGCTGATTTCCGTGCTAATATACCAGCCTCCGAAACTCTTATACTTTTCACCGTAAGTATTCCATACTTCGTCAATCACATATTTATTATATTCCACTTCCCACGACATATCACGTGTATCCCAATAATGACCGGTGTCATACAGCCCAAAATAAAACTTCATGTTATATTTTTCAGCCAGTCGTAAGTACATATCTACTAAATCCACGGAAGGCATATAGCATCCTTTTCCTAATAGATATTTGGACGGATAAGTGATGAACTTGCGATATCCGGAACGGATCATAATAACGGTATCGATACCAATCCTTTTCATGTGCTGAAAGTCGAGATCCCATTCTTTTTCTCCCCAGTTCTGGTGTGGAATATCGTGAGATATTTCATCTAGAAAAGTGCCTGTGATTTTCAGACCATTATTCTTCGGTACAATTAATTTGCTGTCCGTCCTTTTGCTCGGAGAGAGAACGAATTCACTTCCATCTTTGCCTTCAGCGGCCAGTAGTGTGGGAGCCATTAGGGCGGAGGCTCCCGCTAATGCGGCTTTCTTTAAGAAATCTCTGCGATTATTCGCTTCCATAGTTTACTTTTTTTAGTTTCTACTCTTTTTAGTATATATTTAACCTATTGAATTTTTAATAGTTTAATATTTATTACTAACTCGGAATCATCTGCTAGCTTTATTAATTCCTTTGAGCTAGCACTTTTAATTTATTAATTATGAATTTATTATTGTGTTATTTATTAATTGGGCGATAATTTATGATTAGTTTTATTAATATGGCATTAATATTGCCCCATTCGCAGATGGGGCATTTTATGTTTTCTAGTGTATATTTTTCATAGGCTAATCATTTTAGTCAAGTAATTTAGGTTACTTGGATGAATTGATAGAACAAAGTTAGGCATCCAGAGTTGATTTTTTGCGCAAAAAAACGAAAAAGTGTATTCAAAAAACGCATCTTTCTACTCTTTGGTAGATTTATTTGCTGAATGCAAGTACCATTTAAAAAAATCATATATAATTTCGTTTGATTCAGGGGTTGGGTCATGATTGACTCTGTTGCTCATCGCGACATTATTACGGTATCCTAAGAGCCGGTTGACCGCTATTGTATGGTTTAGCGCTATCCACCGGTCTGTTCCGTCAGAGTATCCTCCGGAAACAAGAAATGGGCGAGGTGCCATCAGCGTATGCAATTCATGCAAATCATATCCTTCTTTGCGGAGCTTCGGATAAATGCCTTTAGCATAATCATGCCCATTTTTGCTCCATGTATTTTCCCATGGTGGCGGATAATATCCCAAATACCAGGGTTCCCAGTAATTGATATATCCCTCTTTTGTTTCGTCGAATACAATTCCGGGGTCTCCCCATGCCGCACAAGCGAACTTTTCGTATAGGCATGAGGCAAACATTGCCCACTTCCCACCATAAGAATGCCCTGTGATGCCTATTCTTGTAGAATCGACGTCCTGTACTTTGGCTAATACTTCCCATGCATTTGCGGCTGCATAAGCTAATGCTGAAAGTGGTTGGAGAGTTGCATTTTCAATGGTGGGGTAATAAATGGAATATGTCTGATTCTCTGTGGTCTTCGTTGTTCCTATTG
This sequence is a window from Bacteroides thetaiotaomicron VPI-5482. Protein-coding genes within it:
- a CDS encoding DUF4434 domain-containing protein translates to MEANNRRDFLKKAALAGASALMAPTLLAAEGKDGSEFVLSPSKRTDSKLIVPKNNGLKITGTFLDEISHDIPHQNWGEKEWDLDFQHMKRIGIDTVIMIRSGYRKFITYPSKYLLGKGCYMPSVDLVDMYLRLAEKYNMKFYFGLYDTGHYWDTRDMSWEVEYNKYVIDEVWNTYGEKYKSFGGWYISTEISRNTKGAIGAFHTMGKQCKDVSNGLPTFISPWIDGKKAVMGTGKMTREDAVSVEQHEREWNEIFDGIHDVVDACAFQDGHIDYDELDAFFTVNKKLADKYGMQCWTNAETFDRDMPIRFLPIKFDKLRMKLEAAKRAGYDKAITFEFSHFLSPQSAYLQAGHLYDRYREYFEIK
- a CDS encoding prolyl oligopeptidase family serine peptidase, giving the protein MEQKKIVLFILITHLAAFLAGCSGNKNSGNNDSSDLWNKLSSYFRPPAEYENVYGNFRSPLLYYNGDTVRTVEDWQRRRTEIKDRWMSLLGQWPPVITGQTFEILDTLHRENFMQYRVRFYWTPNEQTEGYLLVPDKEGKKPAVITTFYEPETAIGLGGKPYRDFAYQLTKRGFVTLSIGTTKTTENQTYSIYYPTIENATLQPLSALAYAAANAWEVLAKVQDVDSTRIGITGHSYGGKWAMFASCLYEKFACAAWGDPGIVFDETKEGYINYWEPWYLGYYPPPWENTWSKNGHDYAKGIYPKLRKEGYDLHELHTLMAPRPFLVSGGYSDGTDRWIALNHTIAVNRLLGYRNNVAMSNRVNHDPTPESNEIIYDFFKWYLHSANKSTKE